In a genomic window of Nostoc sp. UHCC 0870:
- the lpdA gene encoding dihydrolipoyl dehydrogenase has product MSHDFDYDLVIIGAGVGGHGAALHAVSCGLKTAIIEAADMGGTCVNRGCIPSKALLAASGRVRELRDAHHLKSLGIQIGGVEFDRQAIADHANNLVSKIQGDLTNSLKRLGVDIIRGWGKLAGTQKVTVTGDGGEKTITAKDIILSPGSVPFVPPGIEVDGKTVFTSDQGVKLETLPEWVAIIGSGYIGLEFSDVYSALGCEITLIEALDQLMPGFDRDIAKLAERVLITPRDIETKVGIYAKKVIPGSPVVIELADFKTKEDVDVIEVDACLVATGRIPATKNLGLESVGVELDRRNFIPVDDRMAVLSAGEVVPHLWAIGDANGKMMLAHAASAQGIIAVENMVGRDRTVDYRSIPAAAFTHPEVSYVGLTETAAKELGQTEGFEVATSRSYFKGNSKALAENEADGIAKVIYRKDTGEVLGVHIFGLHASDLIHEASAAVANRQSVQTLAHLVHAHPTLSEVLDEAYKRAIV; this is encoded by the coding sequence GTGAGTCATGACTTTGATTACGATTTAGTAATTATAGGAGCTGGTGTAGGGGGACATGGCGCAGCCCTACACGCCGTAAGTTGCGGCTTAAAAACAGCGATTATCGAAGCAGCCGATATGGGGGGAACTTGTGTCAACCGAGGCTGTATTCCTTCTAAGGCGTTGTTAGCCGCATCTGGACGTGTGCGGGAACTGCGCGATGCCCATCACTTGAAGTCTTTGGGAATCCAAATTGGCGGTGTAGAATTTGATCGTCAAGCGATCGCAGATCACGCCAATAATCTTGTTTCCAAAATTCAAGGGGATTTAACAAACAGCCTCAAACGCCTGGGAGTCGATATCATCAGGGGTTGGGGTAAACTCGCCGGCACACAAAAAGTCACGGTGACGGGAGACGGTGGCGAAAAAACCATCACCGCTAAAGATATAATTCTTTCTCCTGGTTCTGTACCCTTCGTCCCCCCAGGGATTGAAGTAGACGGCAAAACCGTGTTTACTAGCGACCAAGGCGTGAAACTAGAAACACTCCCGGAATGGGTAGCCATTATTGGTAGTGGTTACATCGGTTTAGAATTTTCTGATGTTTACTCAGCTTTGGGCTGTGAAATCACCTTGATTGAAGCCCTTGATCAACTCATGCCAGGTTTTGACCGCGATATTGCTAAACTCGCCGAACGGGTACTAATTACACCCCGCGATATTGAAACCAAAGTGGGAATCTACGCCAAAAAAGTTATTCCCGGTTCGCCTGTAGTGATTGAATTGGCAGATTTCAAAACCAAAGAAGATGTTGATGTTATCGAAGTGGATGCTTGCTTAGTAGCCACAGGACGCATCCCAGCTACCAAAAATCTCGGTTTAGAATCTGTGGGTGTAGAACTTGACCGCCGCAATTTTATTCCTGTTGACGATCGCATGGCAGTGTTATCAGCAGGTGAAGTTGTACCCCATTTATGGGCAATTGGTGACGCTAACGGCAAAATGATGCTAGCACACGCAGCCTCAGCCCAGGGTATCATCGCTGTCGAAAATATGGTTGGACGTGATAGAACAGTCGATTATCGCAGCATTCCCGCCGCCGCATTTACCCATCCCGAAGTCAGCTATGTTGGCTTAACGGAAACAGCAGCGAAAGAATTAGGACAAACAGAAGGTTTTGAAGTCGCCACCAGTAGAAGTTACTTCAAAGGCAATTCCAAAGCCTTGGCAGAAAACGAAGCCGACGGTATCGCCAAAGTCATCTACCGCAAAGATACCGGAGAAGTTTTAGGCGTACATATTTTTGGCTTACACGCCTCCGACTTAATCCACGAAGCATCCGCCGCCGTCGCTAATCGTCAATCTGTCCAAACCCTAGCCCATTTAGTTCACGCCCACCCAACGCTATCAGAAGTGTTGGATGAAGCATATAAACGAGCAATTGTCTAG
- a CDS encoding SWIM zinc finger family protein, whose amino-acid sequence MSFPNISEFTVRRYANSKSFQRGEAYFQSGAVTKITQRGQQIQSEVEGREAKPYQVCLNFDDKAIASAYCNCAYNFDDWCKHIVATALVLTRQPDIIEQRPTLEQLLNRLDAVQTQRLVQELVAEEPQLIDIIDQHVSWMTNPVSKPLSTQSERQITVNLPALRGQIKEILREAVSYFQEGYEEDPLTEELFSLVQGALEFSEQGESYNAIAVLEAITATCAENWDEVLEYGGDNNEIAWELNIAWCEVILCAELTPEEKVDVQVNLEVWQDEWNTDFGMALEALRQGWDDPQLMQVLQGNISERGVWGQEIPDYADDLAMIRLKILDHQERYQEYLYLAQAEGQTQAYLTMLGRLGRVEEAVIAAQTEMSSMEEAFALAKTLAEQGSLPQALEIAQTGFKLWGNCQYALGIWTSDLALELGNREVALLALKAAFEVKPHFVDYQKIAELAGEDWESIKPDLLKIISTSDHWEIQAAKVDILLHEGLIDDAITSVSELSHYHVALVHRVMEVAISQNPDWVIANSRRRAERIMDEGKAEYYSEAIEWLKQARAAYIASGRQAHWASYRENLMEIHGRKRKLMGMLKEIELSWL is encoded by the coding sequence ATGTCTTTTCCCAATATCAGTGAATTTACAGTCCGTCGTTATGCTAACTCCAAGTCTTTTCAACGCGGTGAGGCATATTTTCAATCAGGTGCTGTGACCAAAATTACCCAACGTGGTCAGCAGATACAGTCTGAAGTTGAAGGTCGTGAAGCTAAACCTTATCAAGTCTGCTTGAATTTTGATGACAAAGCCATAGCCTCTGCCTATTGTAATTGTGCCTACAACTTTGATGATTGGTGTAAACATATTGTGGCGACGGCACTGGTATTAACCCGTCAACCAGACATTATTGAACAACGCCCCACCCTAGAACAGTTACTAAATCGTCTCGATGCTGTGCAGACTCAGAGGCTAGTACAGGAATTGGTGGCAGAAGAACCCCAACTAATTGATATTATCGATCAACACGTCAGTTGGATGACAAACCCTGTATCGAAACCCCTATCTACCCAATCTGAGCGACAAATTACTGTGAATCTCCCTGCTTTGCGGGGACAAATTAAGGAGATTCTGCGGGAGGCGGTGAGTTATTTTCAGGAGGGGTATGAGGAAGATCCCCTGACAGAAGAATTATTTAGTTTGGTGCAAGGGGCTTTAGAGTTTAGCGAACAGGGAGAAAGTTATAATGCGATCGCAGTTCTCGAAGCTATTACCGCTACCTGTGCCGAAAATTGGGATGAGGTTTTAGAATACGGTGGTGATAATAATGAAATCGCTTGGGAATTGAATATTGCTTGGTGTGAGGTGATACTCTGTGCCGAACTTACCCCAGAAGAAAAGGTTGATGTTCAAGTAAATTTGGAAGTTTGGCAAGACGAATGGAATACTGATTTTGGGATGGCTTTAGAAGCTTTACGCCAAGGCTGGGATGATCCGCAATTGATGCAGGTTCTCCAGGGAAACATCAGTGAAAGGGGAGTTTGGGGACAAGAAATACCAGACTATGCTGATGATTTAGCTATGATTCGCCTGAAAATTCTCGATCATCAAGAACGCTATCAAGAATACTTATATTTAGCCCAGGCAGAAGGACAAACCCAAGCCTATCTCACCATGTTAGGACGCTTAGGCAGGGTAGAGGAAGCCGTGATAGCCGCCCAAACTGAAATGAGTTCAATGGAAGAAGCTTTCGCTTTAGCCAAAACCCTCGCAGAACAAGGTTCATTACCGCAAGCTTTGGAAATTGCCCAAACTGGTTTTAAGTTATGGGGAAATTGTCAGTACGCATTAGGCATTTGGACAAGTGATTTAGCTTTAGAATTGGGTAATCGTGAAGTTGCTTTATTAGCACTCAAGGCCGCTTTTGAAGTTAAGCCCCACTTTGTTGATTATCAAAAAATAGCAGAATTAGCCGGGGAAGATTGGGAGAGTATTAAACCCGACTTATTGAAAATTATCAGCACTTCTGACCATTGGGAAATACAAGCAGCCAAAGTAGACATACTTTTACATGAAGGTTTAATTGATGATGCTATTACAAGTGTTAGCGAACTGAGTCATTATCATGTAGCTTTAGTTCACCGCGTCATGGAAGTAGCCATTTCTCAGAATCCTGACTGGGTAATTGCTAACTCTCGCCGCCGTGCTGAAAGAATTATGGATGAGGGTAAAGCAGAATATTATAGCGAAGCGATTGAATGGTTAAAACAAGCACGCGCCGCCTACATAGCATCTGGAAGACAAGCACATTGGGCGAGTTATCGTGAAAATTTGATGGAAATCCACGGACGTAAGCGTAAATTGATGGGGATGTTAAAAGAAATTGAACTCTCCTGGCTTTGA
- a CDS encoding chemotaxis protein CheB has product MTHDQPSEQNGSKSTANEAFNLDIQDTRDALFPIVGIAASAGGLEAFTGVLKHLLTDTGMAFVLIQHLDPNHKSLLSEILARTTKMPVTEVEDGLTVEPNKVYIIPPNTKMILSGGVLQLTPREKIHGKYMPADAFFTSLAADRGRKAIAVVLSGADGDGSLGLKAIKAAGGVTFAQCEDTAKFDSMPNTAVATGNVDFVLPPQKIAEELVNLSRNPFISNSLPVIAVEKLPEQGDALATIFVLLRSQTGVDFSHYKPNTLDRRIQRRMLLYKLERLEDYVEYLQNNPSEIKALYEEILIHVTHFFRDPEAFQLLKEQVFPTIIQNKSAELPIRIWVVGCSTGEEVYSIAISLLEFLSDTVTQPPIQIFATDISEIAIDKARLGIYAENQMVEVSPERRRRFFNVIESRGYQISKAVRELCVFARQDLGSDPPFSSLDLISCRNVLIYLGETLQKRILPIFHYSLNPIGFLLLGTSESTGKYSDFFTLIDKNYKIYAKKLTATRPLLSFVTSNYPIVKLDQPNEINENTSDEFDLEKKTDQLILNHYAPVGVVINDKMEVLQFRGEIDLYLKLVPGKPSINLFKMLRQGLLIELRATIYQAQRQKILVRREGLRIEEGDLSRIINLEVIPFQPATDKEFYFLVLFEQAPATVNNFNTVNPESLEQGDSAREILRLRQELVTANKERTAVQEYLQAVIQEQEHINQDLKVANEEILSSNEELQSTNEELETAKEEIQATNEELNTTNEELRSRNLELHQVNNDLMNLLASINIPILILTNDLCVRRFTPMAQRLFNLIPTDAGRLLSDIRANLNIPELETIILEVLDTLSIKELEVQTLDGYWYNLRIRPYRTTENQIDGVVLVLIDIDVLKRSAVTLEQARNYAEGIVETVQVPLIVLDSDFRVNKANRSFYETFQVSPLETAQSLIFELGNGQWNLPGLRSLLEDILANNKSIKNWEVEHYFERIGKKTMLLNGWKIIQQGDDERILLAIEDISDRQQFELERSQLLAQEQLARQDAETANQAKNEFLSNLSHELRNPLHTILGWAQLFRTRNLDQATVTRAWEVVERSAKMQAQLIDDMLDVSRITSGKLHLNTHLVDLVSVVDAAIESVQFSAEAKNIHIVSHLNSATVVGDFDRLQQVMWNLLSNAIKFTPTDGRVEITIESVYTQAEIRVSDTGIGIQPDLLPYVFDRFRQGDSSSSKMSQGLGLGLSIVRHLIELHGGTVQAQSPGKEQGTTITVRLPLSLIPLEMTAPNLEPSVVSATLDTLDNQIPSPTLEGLCILAVDDQADSRDLIKQMLEDSGAEVVVVTSAKEAIAALIESPGKYDVLLADIGMPEEDGFTLIRHVRELEPEIGGQIPAAAITAYATEQERQKAIDAGFQVHLAKPIDLTQLVLMIANLSDRSP; this is encoded by the coding sequence ATGACACATGATCAACCCTCTGAGCAAAATGGATCTAAATCTACCGCCAATGAAGCTTTCAACCTAGATATACAAGACACTAGAGATGCTTTATTTCCCATCGTTGGCATTGCCGCCTCTGCGGGTGGATTAGAGGCATTTACGGGGGTACTCAAACATTTGCTGACCGATACAGGGATGGCATTTGTGCTGATTCAACACTTAGACCCTAACCACAAGAGTCTGTTGAGCGAGATTCTGGCAAGAACAACTAAAATGCCAGTCACTGAAGTGGAAGACGGCCTAACTGTAGAACCTAACAAAGTATACATTATTCCGCCTAACACTAAGATGATATTGTCTGGTGGGGTGTTGCAACTCACGCCGCGAGAGAAAATTCATGGAAAATATATGCCTGCTGATGCGTTCTTTACTTCATTAGCAGCAGATCGAGGGCGCAAAGCGATCGCAGTGGTTTTATCTGGAGCAGATGGAGACGGTTCACTGGGGCTGAAGGCCATCAAGGCAGCTGGAGGCGTGACTTTTGCTCAGTGTGAAGACACGGCAAAATTTGATAGTATGCCCAATACTGCTGTTGCTACCGGGAATGTGGATTTTGTGCTACCGCCGCAAAAAATCGCCGAGGAACTGGTAAACCTCAGTCGCAATCCTTTTATTTCTAACTCTTTGCCAGTGATCGCGGTTGAGAAGTTGCCCGAACAGGGGGATGCCCTGGCGACTATATTTGTATTACTGCGATCGCAAACTGGCGTTGACTTTAGCCACTACAAGCCCAACACCCTCGATCGCCGAATCCAGAGGCGAATGCTGTTGTATAAACTAGAACGCTTGGAGGATTATGTCGAGTATTTGCAAAATAATCCGAGTGAAATCAAGGCACTCTATGAAGAAATTCTGATCCACGTCACCCATTTTTTCCGCGATCCCGAAGCATTTCAACTCTTGAAAGAGCAAGTCTTTCCTACCATCATCCAAAACAAATCAGCAGAGTTGCCGATTCGGATTTGGGTAGTTGGGTGTTCGACGGGCGAAGAAGTGTATTCCATCGCTATTTCCTTGCTGGAGTTTTTGTCGGATACAGTAACCCAGCCGCCAATCCAGATTTTTGCTACAGATATCAGCGAAATAGCAATTGACAAAGCAAGATTAGGCATTTATGCAGAGAATCAAATGGTGGAAGTCTCACCAGAACGCCGCCGCAGATTTTTTAATGTCATTGAGAGTCGTGGATATCAAATTAGTAAAGCTGTCCGCGAACTATGTGTGTTTGCCAGACAAGATTTGGGCAGTGACCCCCCTTTTTCCAGCTTAGATTTAATTAGCTGCCGGAATGTACTGATTTACTTGGGCGAAACGTTACAAAAACGGATACTACCCATCTTTCATTACAGTCTGAATCCGATTGGCTTCCTGCTGCTAGGTACTTCAGAAAGTACAGGTAAATATTCGGATTTTTTTACTCTGATTGACAAAAATTATAAAATTTATGCCAAAAAACTAACTGCAACTCGGCCACTTCTTTCGTTCGTTACCAGCAATTATCCGATAGTAAAATTGGATCAACCTAACGAGATTAATGAAAATACATCAGATGAGTTTGACTTAGAGAAAAAAACTGACCAACTGATCTTGAATCACTATGCCCCAGTGGGTGTGGTGATCAACGACAAGATGGAGGTGCTGCAATTTCGGGGAGAAATCGATCTCTACCTAAAACTTGTACCTGGGAAACCAAGTATTAACTTATTCAAAATGCTGCGCCAAGGCTTGCTGATCGAGCTACGGGCAACAATTTATCAGGCACAACGGCAAAAAATTCTAGTTAGAAGAGAAGGGTTACGGATTGAAGAGGGCGATCTTTCTAGAATCATCAATCTTGAAGTGATTCCATTTCAGCCGGCGACTGACAAAGAATTCTACTTTCTGGTCTTATTTGAACAAGCCCCAGCCACAGTTAACAACTTCAACACGGTAAATCCTGAAAGCTTAGAACAGGGAGACTCAGCGCGGGAGATTCTTCGGCTCAGGCAGGAACTTGTAACCGCCAACAAAGAGCGGACAGCGGTTCAAGAATATCTGCAAGCAGTCATCCAAGAACAAGAACATATCAATCAAGACCTGAAAGTGGCTAATGAAGAAATTCTATCGAGCAATGAAGAGTTGCAAAGCACCAATGAGGAGCTAGAAACTGCCAAAGAAGAGATTCAAGCAACCAACGAAGAACTCAACACAACCAATGAAGAACTTCGCTCTCGAAATTTGGAATTACACCAAGTTAACAACGATCTCATGAATTTGCTTGCTAGTATCAATATTCCCATTTTGATATTGACAAATGACTTATGCGTTAGACGTTTTACGCCAATGGCGCAACGGCTTTTCAATTTAATTCCCACCGATGCTGGTCGACTTTTGAGCGACATCAGAGCCAATTTAAATATTCCTGAGTTAGAAACTATAATTTTGGAGGTACTTGACACACTCAGCATCAAAGAATTAGAAGTTCAAACCCTGGATGGATATTGGTACAACCTCCGCATCCGTCCTTATCGCACCACAGAAAACCAGATTGACGGTGTAGTGTTGGTGTTAATAGATATTGATGTTCTTAAACGGAGTGCAGTAACCTTAGAACAAGCCCGGAATTACGCTGAAGGGATTGTGGAGACGGTACAAGTGCCATTAATCGTGCTTGACTCTGATTTCCGGGTGAACAAAGCCAATCGCTCGTTTTATGAAACATTTCAGGTTTCACCATTAGAGACAGCGCAATCGCTGATTTTTGAACTAGGAAACGGTCAATGGAATTTGCCCGGACTGCGATCGCTCCTAGAAGACATTCTCGCCAATAATAAGAGTATTAAAAACTGGGAAGTAGAGCATTATTTTGAGCGGATTGGGAAGAAAACTATGCTGCTCAATGGTTGGAAAATTATACAACAGGGAGATGATGAAAGGATTTTGCTGGCGATTGAAGATATCAGCGATCGCCAGCAGTTTGAGTTAGAGCGATCGCAATTACTAGCACAGGAGCAGTTAGCCCGTCAAGATGCAGAAACTGCTAACCAAGCTAAAAATGAATTCCTGTCGAACCTCTCTCACGAACTGCGTAACCCGCTCCATACTATACTCGGCTGGGCGCAACTCTTCCGTACCCGCAATTTAGATCAAGCAACAGTCACTCGTGCCTGGGAAGTAGTGGAGCGGAGTGCTAAAATGCAAGCTCAGTTAATCGATGATATGCTGGATGTCTCACGGATTACCAGTGGAAAGCTTCATTTAAACACTCATTTAGTTGATCTAGTTTCCGTAGTGGATGCCGCGATTGAATCTGTCCAATTTTCCGCAGAAGCGAAAAACATTCACATTGTTTCACACTTGAACTCAGCCACGGTTGTCGGAGATTTTGATCGCTTACAGCAAGTTATGTGGAATTTACTTTCTAACGCGATTAAGTTCACTCCCACCGATGGGAGAGTGGAAATCACGATCGAATCTGTATATACTCAGGCTGAAATTCGCGTCAGCGACACAGGAATTGGCATCCAGCCAGACTTGCTGCCGTATGTGTTCGATCGCTTCCGCCAAGGAGATTCCAGCAGCAGCAAAATGAGTCAGGGTCTTGGATTGGGCTTGTCAATCGTCCGTCATCTTATCGAACTCCACGGCGGGACAGTTCAAGCGCAAAGTCCAGGCAAGGAACAAGGAACTACGATCACCGTCAGGCTGCCTCTGAGCTTAATCCCTTTGGAGATGACTGCACCAAATTTAGAGCCGAGCGTTGTGTCAGCGACTCTGGATACATTAGATAATCAGATTCCATCCCCTACTCTTGAAGGGCTGTGCATCCTGGCTGTAGATGATCAAGCGGACAGTCGCGATTTAATCAAGCAGATGTTAGAAGACTCCGGGGCTGAAGTAGTGGTTGTTACATCGGCAAAGGAAGCGATCGCAGCTCTCATTGAATCTCCGGGCAAATATGATGTGCTTCTAGCAGATATTGGGATGCCAGAGGAGGATGGTTTCACCCTGATTCGTCACGTTAGAGAGCTTGAGCCTGAAATTGGGGGACAAATTCCAGCCGCAGCAATCACTGCCTATGCGACCGAGCAAGAGCGACAAAAGGCGATTGATGCCGGTTTTCAAGTGCATCTAGCTAAACCGATTGACCTAACCCAATTGGTATTGATGATTGCAAATTTGAGCGATCGCTCCCCTTAA
- the moeB gene encoding molybdopterin-synthase adenylyltransferase MoeB translates to MLNPNLEDIQLTKDDYERYSRHLILPEVGVEGQKRLKAASVLCIGTGGLGSPLLLYLAAAGIGRIGIVDFDVVDTSNLQRQVIHGTSWVGKPKIESAKNRIHEINPYCQVDLYETRLSSENALDIIRPYDIVVDGTDNFPTRYLVNDACVLLDKPNVYGSIFRFEGQATVFNYEGGPNYRDLYPEPPPPGMVPSCAEGGVLGILPGMIGVIQATETVKIILGNSNTLSGRLLLYNALDMKFRELKLRPNPIRPVIEKLIDYEQFCGIPQAKAAEAQQQQDMQEITVTQLKELLDSGAKDFVLLDVRNPHEYDIAKIPGSVLVPLPEIENGNGVAKVKEALNGHRLIAHCKMGGRSAKALAILKEAGIVGTNVKGGITAWSREVDPSVPEY, encoded by the coding sequence ATGCTCAATCCCAATCTGGAAGATATCCAGTTAACCAAAGACGATTACGAACGCTACTCCCGTCACCTAATATTGCCGGAAGTGGGAGTAGAAGGGCAAAAACGCCTGAAAGCCGCCAGTGTTTTATGTATCGGTACAGGTGGACTAGGTTCACCACTACTGTTATATTTAGCAGCCGCCGGTATCGGCCGCATTGGTATCGTTGATTTCGATGTTGTAGATACTTCCAACCTGCAACGCCAAGTTATTCACGGTACATCCTGGGTAGGTAAACCCAAGATTGAATCCGCGAAAAACCGCATTCACGAGATTAACCCCTACTGTCAAGTTGACCTCTACGAAACGCGCCTAAGTTCGGAGAATGCCCTAGATATTATCAGACCTTACGATATTGTCGTAGATGGGACAGATAACTTCCCCACCAGATATCTAGTCAACGACGCTTGCGTATTGTTAGACAAACCCAACGTCTACGGTTCAATTTTCCGTTTTGAAGGACAAGCAACTGTATTTAACTACGAAGGCGGGCCGAACTACCGCGACTTATACCCCGAACCACCACCACCAGGAATGGTCCCTTCCTGTGCAGAAGGTGGAGTCTTGGGTATTCTACCGGGGATGATTGGTGTCATTCAAGCCACGGAAACCGTCAAAATTATTCTTGGTAATAGTAATACCTTGAGTGGCAGACTCTTGTTATATAATGCCCTGGATATGAAATTCCGGGAGTTAAAGCTGCGTCCTAACCCCATTCGTCCAGTTATTGAAAAGCTGATAGACTACGAACAATTCTGTGGTATCCCCCAAGCCAAAGCAGCCGAAGCGCAACAACAGCAAGATATGCAAGAAATAACTGTGACTCAGTTGAAGGAATTACTTGATAGTGGTGCGAAAGATTTTGTGCTGTTAGATGTGCGTAACCCCCACGAGTACGACATTGCGAAAATTCCTGGTTCGGTGTTAGTTCCGCTACCAGAAATTGAAAATGGTAATGGTGTCGCCAAAGTCAAAGAAGCACTCAACGGTCATCGTTTAATTGCTCATTGTAAGATGGGCGGGCGATCGGCTAAAGCCCTAGCTATCCTCAAGGAAGCCGGGATTGTGGGTACAAATGTCAAAGGTGGTATCACCGCTTGGAGTCGGGAAGTTGATCCTTCTGTTCCAGAGTATTAA
- a CDS encoding Mov34/MPN/PAD-1 family protein — translation MIKLLPEHQQTIFNHAETTYPDECCGLILGYLADGVKTVVEVIPTANAWNSEADNFAADKTTHSTERRYAIAPQVMLQVQKSARDRSLSIIGIYHSHPDYPAIPSECDRLYAWQGYLYIIVSVQKGVAGDIKTWSLDHTHHFQGS, via the coding sequence ATGATCAAACTTCTACCAGAACATCAGCAAACCATCTTTAACCATGCTGAAACCACTTACCCTGATGAATGCTGTGGGTTAATTTTGGGATATCTGGCGGATGGGGTGAAAACTGTAGTCGAAGTCATACCAACAGCAAATGCTTGGAATAGCGAAGCAGATAACTTTGCTGCGGATAAAACAACCCATAGCACCGAAAGACGATATGCGATCGCACCCCAAGTCATGTTACAAGTACAAAAATCAGCCCGCGATCGCTCACTCAGCATCATTGGTATCTATCATTCCCATCCCGACTATCCAGCCATTCCCTCAGAATGCGATCGCCTGTATGCTTGGCAAGGATACCTATATATAATAGTGTCCGTCCAAAAGGGTGTAGCCGGTGACATCAAAACTTGGAGTCTTGATCACACTCATCACTTTCAAGGTTCGTAG